Part of the Deltaproteobacteria bacterium genome, CGGTTGAGTAGAGAGTTCTAATGTGAAATCAAATCCGAAGATATCCATTGTATCCTTTACGAAGTCCAGTACCTTTATGATCTCCTCGTTTAATTGATCGGTCTTGCAAAAGATGTGGGCATCATCTTGTGTAAACTCCCTCAATCGCAACAAACCGTGCAAAACACCGCTTTTTTCATGTCTATGCACTATGCCCAATTCAAAATATCTCTTGGGCAGTTCTCTGTAACTCCTCTTTTTAAATGCATAAACAGCAATATGTCCCAAACAATTCATGGGTTTTATGCCAAATTCCTGGGCTTCTACTTTTGTGAAATACATTAAATCTCTATAATTATCATAATGTCCGCTTTTCTTCCATAACTCTGATCTCAGAAGTTCAGGCCCTTTTACAAGTTCATACCCTTTTTTCAGGTGTTCTTTCATTTCGTATTCTTCTATTAAATGCCTGAGCATTGCCCCTTTGGGATGCCAGATGACAAAACCTGCACCTATTTCATCTGTGATGTGAAACAGATCCAACTCTTTTCCTAATTTCCGATGGTCCCTTTTCTTTACTTCTTCTAAAAAATGAAGGTAATTATTTAGATCTTTCTTTGTGGTGAAACACGCTCCGTGTATTCTCTGCAACATTGGCCCTGTTTCTATGCCCTTAAAATATGCACCTGATACAGTTAAGAGTTTGAAATACTTTATAAAAGAGGTAGAAGGAACATGCGGACCTCTACATAGGTCTGTAAAATCCCCCTGGGTGTATAGACTTACTCTATTATCTTCTATTCTTCCAAGTATATCTACCTTGTATTCATCATTACTGAAGTAACTTAGTGCTTCTTCTTTGGATAATTCCTTTCTTTGAAAACTATAATTTGCTTTGACAATTTTTTTCATTTCGTCTTCTATGGGAGAGAGATCAGAAACCGTGAGCGTTTTTCCAATATCTATATCGTAGAAGAAACC contains:
- the thrS gene encoding threonine--tRNA ligase, whose protein sequence is MEKVNLKKNTNILQYIRENRKNNVVVARIDNKLVDLNTILDIEKEVELISADDDEGLQVLRHSAAHVMAQAIKHIYKNAKFAIGPATDSGFFYDIDIGKTLTVSDLSPIEDEMKKIVKANYSFQRKELSKEEALSYFSNDEYKVDILGRIEDNRVSLYTQGDFTDLCRGPHVPSTSFIKYFKLLTVSGAYFKGIETGPMLQRIHGACFTTKKDLNNYLHFLEEVKKRDHRKLGKELDLFHITDEIGAGFVIWHPKGAMLRHLIEEYEMKEHLKKGYELVKGPELLRSELWKKSGHYDNYRDLMYFTKVEAQEFGIKPMNCLGHIAVYAFKKRSYRELPKRYFELGIVHRHEKSGVLHGLLRLREFTQDDAHIFCKTDQLNEEIIKVLDFVKDTMDIFGFDFTLELSTQPEKHIGSEENWRKATQALQQALEKTGKKYQINEGEGAFYGPKIDVKLKDALHREWQCATIQCDFALPERFNLIYIDKDGKEKRPVMVHRVILGSIERFVAILIEHFAGDFPLWLAPVQARILPISEKFFSYGMEIYNQFNEKGLRIEIDTRGETLSKKIREAEKEHIPFMCIVGEREKERKNITVRQRKGGNMGSFSVDTFSNMINEMCKNKINQTI